Genomic DNA from Candidatus Nitrosopumilus koreensis AR1:
CATTTGAATATATTCTACATATGGCTTGTACGAAGAAAGAACATCTACAGTGTAAACCATATTACTAAATTTATCAAAAATAATAATATTTTGAATATTTTTATTGTTATTTTCAAAGGAAGAGGAAATAGACTCTAGTTGGAAGAGATATGGTAATGATTCAACAGAGGTTGATGTATCCAAAAAAGTCATTGAATGGATAAGTATGTTATTTTTTGAAAAAATATCTAAAGAATTTTCAATATAAGACAGGTTATCATAGATTTGAGTTTGTCCAGAAATTAAATCAGAATTTATTTCAGATTGAACAGTATTTGAAAAATTTTCATATTCATTTATCAACAAAAAAGTACTAAAAAGAGTCAAAGGGATGACGCTAGATAACAAGACAATGAAGAGCAGCCTATGATAGAAACTAGAAAAAAAATTCATGACTGGTTTTCCCAGGAATTTCCCCATTTTGCATAAAGGTAATTTAAGAAATCATTCCATTCACCGACTGTTCTTGTATCAGGGTAAGGATTAGGAGGGATGGGGTTTTGAGAGCTGAAAATAATTTCAACTTGACCATCAGACAAGATTTTACCTATACGCATAGTTTTGTAAACATGATTAGTAGGATCAATACCAGTTATTCCACTAGGGGCAGAAAAGGTAATTTGTTTTAACTTATCAAGCACGTCATCATTTTCAAAAGAATTTGCTTTTTCAACAGCCTTTGCATAAAGGTAAATTCCTACATAAGCTGCCTCCATAGAATCAGAAATGAAATACTTAGACCCAAGTGTTTTTTTAATATTTGACACAAATTGACGGTTCTCATAACTGGGTATATTTTCAAAATAATTCCACACAAGATAATCATCTTCTACAGATACAGCATAATTAGAGATTTGTGATTGACTCAAACTAAAAGACATGGTAGGAATCAGATCAGAAGTTATTCCCTGTTTTCTTAATTCTTTAAAAAAATATTCGTTGCTATCACCGTTAATAGTGTTAATAATTACATCAGGATTTGTTTTCTTTATGTTTGCAACTATATCCACAAAATTTTTTGCTCCAAGTAATGCATATTCTTCTCCAACAATATCAAAACCGTATGTTTTAGAATAGTCTTTGATTATTGTATTTGCACTATATGGAAAAACATAATCAGACCCCACCAAGAAAAATTTTGTTCCAAGATTTTCTTGTGCCCAGATTATTCCAGGTATTACCTGTTGATTCGGGGCAGCCCCCAGATAAAGAATATTCGGACGAGATTCTAATCCTTCGTATTGTACAGGATAAAATAAAACCGCATCATATTCATCTAATACAGGAATCATGCTTTTTCTACTTGCGGAAGTCCATCCACCAAAAATTACAGACACATTATCATCTTTTAGTAAATCGGTTGCTCTAGATGCAAATGTTTGTCCATTTGATTCACCATCATAAATTATTGGAACAATTTTTTTATCTAACAAACCACCTTTGGAATTAATTTCTTCAATCGCAAATAATGTTGCATTAAGCACAGGCAATTCACTTGAGGCCATAGTTCCAGTTAACGAATGTAATATTCCAACTTTAATCACATCGTGTTGTTGAGAAATATTTTGACTTGGAGTTAATACAGATTCAGAATCAAATGAAAAGAAGAAAAAAAGACCTAAAGCAAAAACAAAGAATCCAATTAATGCAAGAATCACAAATTCATTTCTTTGATTCAATTTTTTTCAGTATATTTTGAATTATTTATCTATGTTTATCATAGTTTGAAAAAAGATGTAAAAAAATATCACCTTACATCACGGCAAATAGAAAGGATTATCAATTATCATTAGAAATCATTGTGTGGATGAAGTAAAATTTGAAGAGTTATGCAAACAAATCTTTGCAATAAATGAAAAAATCCGTTTTGTAGGTATTGTAGAAAATAACAAGTTTTTTTATAAAATGAGAGAAGGAATAAACTCATATCTTTCTAAAAAAACAAACAGAAGAATCTCTTCTAGGAGCATTGAAAAGATGGGAAATTAGAGATGAATTTAAAGAAGAGATTGGAGATGCGTTTTACGCAATGGCAATGTATGAACAAACAAAACGATTTACAATGAAGATGGGAAAGGGATTGTTGTGCATCAGTACAGAAATAGATGTTGATAACGATGAGATTGTCATGAAGGTACTAAATGAAACCAGTAAGGTATTATGATATAGACATTAAATATCAGATCCGTGATTAGTAAGAATAGATTGATATACACATAGAGTCCAGTTTTTGTCAAAGTCCACAATTTTAGAGTGAAAAAGAATGAAATGGAAAACACTACAACACAACGGAATCTTATTTCCTCCTGCCTATGAGGCACAGGGTATTAAAATAAAGATCAAAGGAGAAAAAATCAATCTCAGTTTAGAGCAGGAAGAGATGGTATACCAATGGGCAAAAAAGAAAGACACCCCATATGCTCAAGACAAAGTTTTTCAAAAAAATTTTACAGCAGATTTTGCAAAAACACTAGATTCTAAATTTAAAAAAATTTCATATGAAGATATTGATTTTTCTGATGCTTACAAGCTTGTAGACAAAGAAAAAGATCTCAAAGAGATGATGACAAAAGAAGAAAAAAAG
This window encodes:
- a CDS encoding urea ABC transporter substrate-binding protein is translated as MNQRNEFVILALIGFFVFALGLFFFFSFDSESVLTPSQNISQQHDVIKVGILHSLTGTMASSELPVLNATLFAIEEINSKGGLLDKKIVPIIYDGESNGQTFASRATDLLKDDNVSVIFGGWTSASRKSMIPVLDEYDAVLFYPVQYEGLESRPNILYLGAAPNQQVIPGIIWAQENLGTKFFLVGSDYVFPYSANTIIKDYSKTYGFDIVGEEYALLGAKNFVDIVANIKKTNPDVIINTINGDSNEYFFKELRKQGITSDLIPTMSFSLSQSQISNYAVSVEDDYLVWNYFENIPSYENRQFVSNIKKTLGSKYFISDSMEAAYVGIYLYAKAVEKANSFENDDVLDKLKQITFSAPSGITGIDPTNHVYKTMRIGKILSDGQVEIIFSSQNPIPPNPYPDTRTVGEWNDFLNYLYAKWGNSWENQS